Genomic segment of Streptomyces lydicus:
CGTGCGTTATCGCCCGCCCCTGGGAGCGGTCGGTCTTCTCGCCGGCGTGGCACGATGCGACGGTGAGCGGGTCAACGGCTTCGCCGGGCGACCCCGTCCGATAGTCGCCGTGGGGGGATCGCGGTCGTGTGGGACGAGGTAGAAGACCCTGCGGTGGAACAGGCTGGTCTCTGAGTCCCGCTCAACGGTCGTGTTCCGGGCAATCAACGATGCGGTGAAGGCGAGGAAGCTGGGCGAACTCAGCAGCGGACCGGAGGAGGGGTCTGATGACTTCCTCGCGATCGATGTTCCCGATCGACGTACGTCGCGTGAGCGCCGGAAGACCGACCAGCTTTCGTGGCGCCCGACGTTCAAAGACCTCTCCAAGATCGACAAGCTTTGGGCAGAACACAAGTTCGCCAACCGATCGGCGTTCATCGAAGCCGTGCTAGACGCCTATCTGTCAGCCTTGAAGAGGGGTCGTGCACGCAAGTAACCCGAGGGGCATGCCCTCTGTCCGCTTGATCCCATCGCGGTCCAAGCTGGCGAACGAGAACCTGCTTCCCTCGGGCGGGTGAGCGCGCAAGCCTCAGCCTGCACAGCGGATGGCCTCCGAGCCAGTTGGATGAAGGCTCTGGGGCCATCGGCATTCTTTCCAGCTCGCTTCCTCTCGCCCCTCGCCTCAGCTCTCGCATGGAAGCCGGAAGCTGAGTGGGGAGAGGTTCACTCGGACGGTTGGGTTGCTCCAGGACCCGACAGGGCGGTGGCTGCATGCAGGCCAGCAAGGGGCCGCGAGGCCAAGCGCGCGCGAAGAGAGCCGTTACCGCGGGCAGCGCCCCAAAGGACATGACAGTTGCACCTCTGGAGGCTGCCAGCGTGCCCCTGTATCCGGTCGCTTGTCGGACCAAGCGTCTGGATCTGACGCTCGCACACGCTGCCCACCAATCGCGGCGACACGTGCACCACATGCGCACTTCTTCACCCTCTGCAGATTCGTTCAGGGTGTAGGGTTTGATCACAAAATGCGAACGGCCCCCGATGCTTGGCGGCAGGGGACCGTTCGTTTCTGGTTACGTGCTTCGAGAGTATCGCGGACCGCATGCCTCCGCTGCGTGAAGCGGATCACTCTCGGGGTGGACGGGAGCGTCGCAAAAAGTGTCAATCCATCAACAAGATGACGAAATGGTCGTTGAACTCGGACGGACGACCGACCAGACGGGCACGCGGTGCGCGATGATCCCGGAATGGGTTCTCGCCCAAGGCCCTACTGAGGCATGGTTGTACGGGCACATGTGCCTCCTCGCTGAACGCCAAGGCCCGGAGAAGACCGTAAACGTACCGCTCGCTAAGCTCGCCGAGAAGCTCAAAGTCTCAACGCGAACTCTCCAGAAGTACCTGGCCGCCCTTAGGCAGGCCGGGGCTGTGGCAGTCGAGCCCCGCCACGACGAACACAGCGGAACGAGGCTCCCGAACCTCTACATCCTCAACTTCGCCCCGCCTAAGGGTGAGGCGCGGTGAGCGAACACGCCAAACCCAAGGGGACCCCGAAAGACCTCTCAGGTGACGCTAGCTTCGCGCGAGGCCGCCGACGCCGCTTTCCGTTCACTCAGCTTCCCGACTGGGTTCTGTTCGCCGACATCTCCCCAGGCGCAAAGACGCTGTACTGGGCTCTCTACGTGCACGTCAATCAGGAGCGCAAGGACAACACCGGCGACATGCGGGTCTGGCCTGGCCAGAGCAAGCTGCTCTACATCTCAGGCATCAAGTCAAAGACGACTCTGCGCAAGTACCTCAAGGAGCTGCGCGGAATCGGTGCAGCAGACTGGCGAACCGGTCGAAATCCACGTAACCCGCTGAGGACGCAGACCGTGTACCTGGTCCATGAGGAACCAGAGAAGGACTACGCCGGCCCAGCGTCCATTTCGGACGTCTACGAGGCCTACAGCGCACAGGAGGAAGACTGACCCAACCACGCACGCCCTTGCCCCCTCCACCGTCCTGGCTGGAGGGGGCTTCGCTGTTCCGGGACCGCTAGAAGGCATCTGCGCAGGTCAAGCCCGGGGGTCATTTTTTGACCCTCCGGCTGCCCGCGCTGCGGAGGGTCATTTTTTGGCACTCGGGAGGGTCAAATTTTGGTCCTCGGGAGGCTCAAATTTTGGTCCTCCCGAGGACCAAACGCTGTGCCTCCGAGATGCCAGATTTTGGTCCTCCCGAGTGCCAAAATTTGAGCCCGAACCAGACGAAGCACCAACCAGATGAAGGGCCAACTCATACGAATCTCAACGAGACGAAGGAGAACCAAACGAACGTTGAACCAGACGAACGTGTCGTCCGCTACGCGGCCTCATCAACTGCCGGGGGCTAACGCCGCCCCCGGCCACCCCGCGCCAGCGCCTTGGATGCGCTGGACCATCCCTAGGTCATGGTCCTGCGCTACGCGCACCACTTCAGGCCCTGAGGGCCTTTCGTTGGACCATGCCCACTGAATCCTGCAGTTGCTCAACATCGTGGCCTAGGACCTACCTGATGTAGTAACAGCAACCACAGG
This window contains:
- a CDS encoding helix-turn-helix domain-containing protein, whose amino-acid sequence is MVVELGRTTDQTGTRCAMIPEWVLAQGPTEAWLYGHMCLLAERQGPEKTVNVPLAKLAEKLKVSTRTLQKYLAALRQAGAVAVEPRHDEHSGTRLPNLYILNFAPPKGEAR